The following is a genomic window from Bos taurus isolate L1 Dominette 01449 registration number 42190680 breed Hereford chromosome 11, ARS-UCD2.0, whole genome shotgun sequence.
gggaagatctgctggagaagggatgggctacccattccagtattttggggcttcccttgtggctcagctggtaaagaatctgcctgcaatgcaggacacctcagttcaatccttgggttgagaagatcccctggagaagggaatggctacccactccagtattctggcctggagaattccatggactatacagtccatggggtctcaaagagtctgacacgactgagtgactttcactttcactttcctgaaccAAAAACCTAGAATCTGAGCATCTAGAACATGTGACCCAAATGGAATTGCTTAAATAAATCTTTAAGAACAAACTACTCTGAGACTTAGGAAGTCTCAACTGAACTTTGTGGCTACTGAGGAGCACTGATGAAATCCAATGCTCACTTTtgtcccaccaccaccaccaccacctctggaCAAGTGAGCAGGAGAGGATCCTGATGAGAGAACCTCATTCATAGCGACCCCTTGTATGGAAGCATCTTGATCCATGAGGGAACCCAACAGCCTCTTCcctttcaaaataagaaaaaaagcaggCAGAAGGGGAATTAACAAATTTGATCAAGAAAGAACTTAAGAGATATCTTCCCACAGAGAATTGAGAAGAGCTCAGACAAATCATAAGTTCCTAAGAACACAAGGGAAAAGTTTAGTTTCTCCTGTAGGGAGTGGCTTGGACTTCGTTTACCTTTCTCCTTCTTGGATTTTATCCCCTGATCTCTGTAGTTTCTTGAAGTAGATATTCTTTAAAATCCTAATAATGGCAATGGGCTTCTTTTTGTTATAGGCTAGAGATTAAGGAAGGCGGCATCTTGGTCAAATTGCCCTTCACATCTTCTCCCACGACTCCTCCAAACCCTGACCAGAGGTCAAGGACATGAAGAACTATAGCAGCAGCATCTCAGGCTTTATCCTCCTGGGCATCTCTTCCAACCCCCAGATGCAGAAACCCCTCTTTACTGTATTCCTCGTTATGTACCTGGTCACCCTGGTGGGGAATGGACTCATCATCCTGGCCATCCACTCTGACTCCCGGCTCCACACCCCTATGTACTTTTTCCTCAGCAACCTGTCCTTCACAGATATCTGCTTCACAACAGTCATTGTGCCCAACATGCTGGTGAACTTACTCTCAGAGACAAAATTCATCTCCTATGTGGGCTGTCTGGTCCAGATATACTTCTTCATGGCCTTGGGGAACACTGACAGCTACCTGCTGGCCTCAATGGCCATAGACAGGCTGGTAGCCATCTGCAACCCCTTCCATTATGATGTGGTCATGAGCCCACGGCGTTGCCTCCTCCTGTTGCTGGGTTCATGCACCATCTCTCACCTGCACTCTATGATGTATGTGCTACTTATGTCCCGCCTGTCTTTCTGTGCCTCCCATGTCATCAAGCACTTCTTCTGTGATACGCAGCCTGTGCTCAAGCTCTCCTGCTCTGACACGACTACCAACCAGATGGTGGTGATGACCGAGAGCCTGGCTGTCATTGCCACCCCTTTCCTGTGCATTCTCTTCTCCTACCTGAGAATCATCATCACTGTGCTCAAAATCCCCTCTGCAGCTGGGAAGTGgaaggccttctccacctgtggctcCCACCTCACTGTGGTGGTCTTCTTCTATGGGAGTGTCATCTATGTGTATTTTAGGCCACTGTCCATGTACTCAGTGGTGAAGGACCGGGTAGCCACAGTTATGTACACAATAGTGACACCCATGTTGAACCCTTTCATCTACAGCCTAAGAAACAAAGATATAAAGAGGGGTCTGAGGAAATTAAGGAGCAGAATTTAGTCATAGAAAGAATAACAAGAGGGAATGTCATAACTGGGAGATGACCTAAGAGATGATCAGGTACTTAGATGGTACTAAGAGATGAGTACCATTTTTCACATGGTACTCAAAGAGGTAATGAGAGCTGGTCTTGAATCACAGTAAGAGCATTGACATGGAAGCCAGATCACTTGGTCTCTATCAATCACTTTGCACAAACGTATGTTCAATCCCAGGCCAAATACTGCTAGGAATCTAGATGCAGGAAAACATTTCCTTCCATTCATATATTGGATAAAACTATCCCCAAATAACTCTTCTATATGTTTCACACTGGCTAGTgttccagaaactataaaattttgctatttttaaataagaaataacatAGATTTGATAGAAAATTATCAAAGACTTCTTGGAGGGATGACGTAAGATTGTTCTTCAGGAGTGTTTCAATTTTGAGAATTGAAGATTCAATAAAAGAGGAATTAGGCAGaatatttcaaacattaaaaacCAGTTTTCTTAAACCATAGAAAAAACATAtttgaattaaagacctaaatgtaaggcctgaaacagtaaaacttctagaggaaaacataggcagaccaCTCTTTAACacaaattgtagcaatattttttgagatgtgtctcctaaagcaaaagaaatgaaagcaaaatttttaaatgagaccTAAGTAAACTCAAAAACTTCTGCACAGCCAAAGAAACcatctacaaaatgaaaagacaacttactaaatgggtgaaaatatttgattaacatccaaaatacataaatggcTCATGcaattcaatatcaaaaaacaaataatacCATTAAAATGGGCATAAAACCTGAATAGACGTGTTTCCAAacaagatacacagatggccaacatgcacatgaaaagatgttcaacagcTCTTATCATCAGGGTATGCCaatcaaaaacacaatgagatatcacctcatactttTCAGAATGTCAATTATCAAAAGGTCTACAAATAGcacatgttggcaaggatgtaaaaAAAGGATCCCTagtacactgttgctgggaacataaattggtgcagccactctaGAAAATAGTACAGCATCTactcaaaaacctaaaaatagaactcTCATATAATCCAATATTTCTATTCCTTGAactatatcagaaaaataaaaacactaattcaaaaagaaacatcCATCTCAGTATTCACaagagcactatttacaatagccatgatATGGAAGCACCAAGTATCCCTAAACCaatgaatgagtaaagaagatatggcatatatatacaatgaaatactactcatccataaaaaagaagaaatgctgcCATTTGCCACAGTGTGGATGGACCTATatggtattatgcttagtgaaataagccaggcagaCAAAGACAACTACTTTAAGTTATCAcctttatgtggaatctaaaaaataaaacaaatgaatgaatataacaaaagagaaacagactcacagagaacaaactagtggttaccagtggagtaAGGCAAGGGGtaaggggcaagataggggtagaggattaaaagatacaaactacaatgtataaaataaataagcaacaaggatatattgtacagcacaggaaactatagccattattttgtagtaactttaaactgagcataatctataaaaaatactgaatgttgtacacctaaaactaatataataaatCAGCTAAACTTTAATAAAACAAATAGTGGAAATCATCCAAGCTGGTAAAAGCAATAAACATTGGAATTTCtttgagagacagagaaaacCTCTTATTGGGGCTTTTTAAACTTGAGAATAGGGAGGCTAGGATTGGAAAATAGAGGCTACCATCAGCAGACAGCCACTACAGTCACCCCCAAGGATGAACCCTGAGCAGACTCGGATGAGAAAGCACAGGATACTggtcccagatagctgaggtTCATAGCAAAGGAATGATTTCCAAGAGCCCAGACTTTTGCattttcccatacatagaaaatgggattcccaggtggctcagtggtaaggaattcacctgccaatgaaggagcctcaagagacgcgggtttgatccccggatcaggaagatcccctggaggaggaaatggtaacccactccagtattcttgcctggagaatcccatggacagagtccaaGCGGTTACAAACagtgggacactactgagcaaccgAGCAAGATACATAGAAAATGGTAAATCCATTAACTCAAGATGCCTGATTTTCtgtaattaacagtaatcttttgatattcTGAAAACCTGATCTGTGTTACAAAAGCTGTTATATATCCTGAGATCCCAGTTGCAGTTTTGGAGCAGTCTCTCTGAATGATCTGAGAGGCTGAGTCCTGGACTTAAGTCTTCAGTTTTGTGTGCTGAGTAAAATATAATTCTCAACTTTCAGGTGGTGCATTTGTTTCAGTTGACATCAGGCAGCAAAATAAATTTTTGCATTTCCTGTGTACAATAAGTCATCTCTAGCTACTTACAAAAAGATATATATTGATAGGTGAAATAAACCATGATAAATATAGGcagtggaatagtattcagctatggtggctcagacagtaa
Proteins encoded in this region:
- the OR1L6C gene encoding olfactory receptor family 1 subfamily L member 6C — its product is MKNYSSSISGFILLGISSNPQMQKPLFTVFLVMYLVTLVGNGLIILAIHSDSRLHTPMYFFLSNLSFTDICFTTVIVPNMLVNLLSETKFISYVGCLVQIYFFMALGNTDSYLLASMAIDRLVAICNPFHYDVVMSPRRCLLLLLGSCTISHLHSMMYVLLMSRLSFCASHVIKHFFCDTQPVLKLSCSDTTTNQMVVMTESLAVIATPFLCILFSYLRIIITVLKIPSAAGKWKAFSTCGSHLTVVVFFYGSVIYVYFRPLSMYSVVKDRVATVMYTIVTPMLNPFIYSLRNKDIKRGLRKLRSRI